A window of Amycolatopsis australiensis contains these coding sequences:
- a CDS encoding ABC transporter permease, translating to MKTLSGRRAVWLVMKRELNTRLRTRSFVVGTAVLLVLLLGYVGFQTALAGSAEKSTVGLTGQATGIARQLQVKAAQAGRHIETVTVTDPAEGRKKVEDGDLDALVSGSAAQLTATYKSSLDDQLRRVLDEVAQQQVLDGVLSSAQLEPAEVMARVDGTHVRDDPISPEPADHTQRLVVGLVVAFLLYLSIITYGMMVAQGVVEEKSSRVVEILLASVRPWQLLLGKVIGLGLVGLTQLVILGVAGLIAASATGVFTLSGFATGTLLWGLLWYLLGFLLYATIYGALGSLVSRQEDTQSVVSPLNIILIAGFIAGINLLLQDPSGTAAKVLSLIPLLSPILMPARISTGAAAGWEIGLSLVLTVALVAVLTWVGGKIYGNSVLRIGSRIKLSEALRS from the coding sequence ATGAAGACGTTGAGCGGCCGCCGGGCCGTCTGGCTCGTGATGAAACGGGAGCTGAACACGCGGCTGCGCACGCGGTCGTTCGTCGTCGGCACCGCGGTGCTGCTGGTGCTGCTGCTGGGGTACGTGGGATTCCAGACGGCGCTGGCCGGCTCGGCGGAGAAGAGCACGGTCGGGTTGACCGGCCAGGCGACCGGGATCGCGCGACAGCTGCAGGTCAAGGCGGCGCAGGCCGGACGGCACATCGAGACCGTCACGGTCACCGACCCGGCCGAGGGCCGCAAGAAGGTCGAGGACGGCGACCTCGACGCCCTCGTCTCGGGCAGCGCGGCACAGCTGACCGCCACCTACAAGTCCTCTTTGGACGATCAGCTGCGCCGGGTGCTCGACGAGGTCGCGCAGCAGCAGGTCCTCGACGGCGTGCTGTCGTCGGCACAGCTCGAGCCGGCCGAGGTGATGGCCAGGGTCGACGGCACCCACGTGCGCGACGACCCGATCTCGCCGGAGCCCGCCGACCACACGCAGCGGCTGGTCGTCGGCCTGGTCGTGGCGTTCCTGCTGTACCTCAGCATCATCACCTACGGCATGATGGTCGCCCAGGGCGTCGTCGAGGAGAAGTCGAGCCGGGTCGTGGAGATCCTGCTCGCCAGCGTGCGGCCGTGGCAGCTGTTGCTGGGCAAGGTGATCGGGCTCGGCCTGGTCGGGCTGACGCAGCTGGTGATCCTCGGCGTGGCCGGCCTGATCGCGGCATCGGCGACCGGGGTGTTCACGCTGTCGGGCTTCGCGACCGGCACGTTGCTGTGGGGCCTGCTGTGGTACCTGCTGGGTTTCCTGCTGTACGCCACGATCTACGGCGCGCTGGGATCGCTGGTGTCGCGGCAGGAGGACACCCAGTCGGTGGTCTCGCCGCTGAACATCATCCTCATCGCGGGGTTCATCGCGGGAATCAACCTGCTGCTGCAGGACCCGTCCGGCACGGCGGCGAAGGTGCTGTCGCTGATCCCGCTGCTGTCCCCGATCCTGATGCCGGCCCGGATTTCGACGGGCGCGGCGGCGGGCTGGGAGATCGGTCTGTCACTGGTGCTCACGGTGGCTTTGGTGGCGGTGCTTACCTGGGTGGGCGGCAAGATCTACGGCAACAGCGTGCTGCGCATCGGTAGCCGGATCAAGCTGTCGGAGGCCCTGCGTAGCTGA
- a CDS encoding cryptochrome/photolyase family protein produces the protein MTREAPVVLWFRRDLRLGDHAALLEASRHSKHVLALYVLDDVLLKRSGAPRVAFLHGCLRALDEQLGGRLMVVHGDPATEVVRAARAIGAAAVHVSADRGPYGRRRDASVAKALAEHGIDWVETGSPYAVTPGRVVKPDGSPYRVFTPFHRAWLAHGWPSPAEPSRVDWVAPPSSLEIPRPPRVSATLPEPGEQAALNVWHAFLDGALATYAEDRDRPDLAGTTRLSPYLRWGCVHPRTLLADLDGSAGARALRTELCWREFHADVLWHRPETARENYDKRFDRMKHDDDPEAFERWCAGRTGYPIVDAGMRQLLAEGWMHNRVRMVVASFLVKDLHLPWWRGARHFMKHLVDGDLASNQLNWQWVAGCGTDAAPYFRIFNPLTQGEKFDPDGDYVRRYVPELRSVPGKAVHRLKNRPEAYPAPMVDHAHERQVALARYGEITTES, from the coding sequence GTGACCCGAGAAGCGCCGGTTGTCCTGTGGTTCCGCCGTGACCTGCGGCTCGGCGACCACGCCGCGCTGCTGGAGGCGTCCCGGCACAGCAAGCACGTGCTCGCGCTGTACGTCCTCGACGACGTCTTGCTGAAGCGGTCGGGTGCGCCGCGGGTGGCGTTCCTCCACGGGTGCCTCCGCGCGCTGGACGAGCAGCTCGGCGGCCGGCTGATGGTCGTGCACGGCGACCCGGCGACGGAAGTGGTCCGCGCGGCACGCGCGATCGGCGCGGCGGCGGTGCACGTCAGCGCCGACCGCGGGCCGTACGGCCGCCGCCGGGACGCCTCGGTGGCGAAGGCGCTGGCGGAGCACGGCATCGACTGGGTCGAGACGGGTTCGCCGTACGCGGTCACGCCCGGCCGGGTGGTGAAGCCCGACGGTTCGCCGTACCGCGTGTTCACGCCGTTCCACCGGGCGTGGCTGGCGCACGGCTGGCCGTCACCCGCCGAACCGTCCCGTGTGGACTGGGTGGCACCGCCTTCGTCGCTGGAGATCCCGCGGCCACCGCGCGTCTCCGCGACGCTGCCCGAGCCGGGCGAGCAGGCGGCGCTGAACGTCTGGCACGCGTTCCTCGACGGCGCTCTCGCCACCTACGCCGAAGACCGCGACCGGCCGGATCTTGCCGGAACCACCCGGCTTTCGCCGTACCTGCGCTGGGGATGCGTCCACCCGCGGACGTTGCTGGCGGACCTGGACGGCAGCGCGGGCGCGAGAGCCCTGCGCACCGAGTTGTGCTGGCGCGAATTCCACGCCGACGTCCTGTGGCACCGCCCGGAGACGGCGCGCGAGAACTACGACAAGCGTTTCGACCGGATGAAGCACGACGACGACCCGGAGGCGTTCGAGCGGTGGTGCGCGGGCCGCACGGGCTACCCGATCGTCGACGCGGGGATGCGGCAGCTGCTGGCGGAGGGCTGGATGCACAACCGCGTGCGCATGGTGGTGGCGAGCTTCCTGGTGAAGGACCTGCACTTGCCGTGGTGGCGGGGAGCGCGCCATTTCATGAAGCACCTGGTGGACGGCGACCTGGCCTCGAACCAGCTGAATTGGCAGTGGGTAGCGGGCTGCGGCACGGACGCGGCGCCGTATTTCCGTATTTTCAACCCGTTGACGCAGGGGGAGAAGTTCGACCCCGATGGCGATTACGTCCGTAGGTACGTGCCGGAATTGCGTTCGGTGCCGGGGAAGGCGGTGCATCGGTTGAAGAACCGCCCGGAGGCGTACCCGGCACCCATGGTCGATCACGCCCATGAGCGCCAGGTGGCGTTGGCACGCTACGGCGAGATCACGACGGAGTCGTGA